In Vespa crabro chromosome 13, iyVesCrab1.2, whole genome shotgun sequence, one DNA window encodes the following:
- the LOC124428645 gene encoding uncharacterized protein LOC124428645, protein MNTDELLIESVREYPFLYDVSDPGYHDNRKKDNAWQRISEKFDSSTAIICRKRWIALRDSFRKVYKKRRNMSGEAAKQKRPWKYENIISFIIPHIGERNQVSNLTLNFEESNDSISQTISLEDSDINVGDIKKEMEIAPQGVQQSNDQSQQTILNKRKSLSKVTSRTPIEKDNDKDANHSSIGEMPQDNFESKKNNEFVAQTDPLISFFKAMEETVRTFSLPIQIEIKGKIAGLVNEYELKNYQMQQATFKSPYSLHGQCSNWSHSTYSPDPYSSTSPPSNSPR, encoded by the exons ATGAACACGGATGAACTTCTCATAGAATCAGTGCGGGAATACCCATTCCTTTACGACGTCTCAGATCCTGGGTACCATGATAACAGGAAAAAGGACAATGCATGGCAACGTATATCAGAAAAATTTGATTCTTCGACag cCATAATTTGCAGAAAAAGATGGATTGCACTTCGGGACAGTTTTCGTAAGGTAtataagaagagaaggaatatGTCTGGAGAGGCGGCTAAACAAAAACGACCTTGgaagtatgaaaatataatatcgtttatcatTCCGCATATTGGAGAAAGGAATCAAGTTTCAAATCTAACACTTAATTTTGAGGAGAGCAATGACTCTATCAGTCAGACGATTTCGTTAGAGGACTCAGATATCAATGTCGgtgatataaagaaagaaatggaaattgCACCACAGGGAGTACAGCAATCTAATGATCAGTCCCAACAGACGATTCTCAATAAACGAAAATCCTTATCTAAGGTAACAAGTCGCACTCCGATCgaaaaagataacgataaagatGCCAATCATTCTTCGATAGGGGAAATGCCACAAGATAATTTCGAGAgtaaaaagaacaatgaatTTGTCGCTCAAACTGATCCTTTGATCTCTTTTTTCAAGGCTATGGAGGAAACAGTTAGGACCTTTTCCTTACCAATccaaatagaaattaaaggGAAAATTGCTGGTCTTGTAAACgaatatgaattaaaaaattatcaaatgcaACAAGCAACCTTCAAGTCACCTTATTCCTTACACGGACAATGTTCAAATTGGTCGCACTCCACATATTCGCCTGATCCTTACTCTTCAACTTCTCCACCTTCAAATTCTCCCCGATAA